A section of the Streptomyces sp. Je 1-369 genome encodes:
- a CDS encoding carbohydrate ABC transporter permease, translating into MTAQTEIVKARQSLGGRIASLLGSTALRVFLVLVGLFWLVPTIGLLIGSFRTSQDMSESGWWKAFSAPSQLTLDNYTTLLKDETITDSILSSIMITVPATLLVVVIGSLAGYAFAWMEFPGRDWWFIGVVALLVVPVQVALVPIADLFGKIGIFETTIGVITFHVAFGLPFAIFLLRNFFAEIPRELLEAARLDGAGELRLFMRVVMPLGAPAIASLGIFQFLWVWNDMLIALIFADSKKPPITVALQQQVRFFGDNVQILAPGAFISMVIPLAVFFAFQRQFVSGVMAGAVK; encoded by the coding sequence GTGACCGCTCAGACCGAGATCGTGAAGGCCAGGCAGTCGCTCGGGGGACGCATCGCGTCCCTGCTCGGCAGCACCGCGCTGCGGGTCTTCCTGGTGCTGGTGGGCCTGTTCTGGCTGGTGCCGACGATCGGCCTGCTCATCGGCTCGTTCCGCACGTCCCAGGACATGAGCGAGAGCGGCTGGTGGAAGGCGTTCAGCGCGCCCTCGCAGCTGACCCTCGACAACTACACGACGCTCCTCAAGGACGAGACGATCACCGACTCGATCCTGTCGAGCATCATGATCACCGTCCCGGCGACGCTGCTCGTGGTGGTCATCGGCTCGCTCGCCGGATACGCCTTCGCGTGGATGGAGTTCCCGGGGCGCGACTGGTGGTTCATCGGCGTGGTCGCGCTGCTTGTCGTACCGGTGCAGGTGGCGCTCGTGCCGATCGCCGACCTCTTCGGCAAGATCGGCATCTTCGAGACCACGATCGGCGTGATCACCTTCCACGTGGCCTTCGGCCTGCCGTTCGCGATCTTCCTCCTGCGGAACTTCTTCGCGGAGATCCCGCGCGAGCTCCTGGAGGCGGCGCGGCTCGACGGTGCGGGCGAGCTGCGGCTGTTCATGCGCGTCGTGATGCCGCTCGGGGCGCCCGCGATCGCCTCGCTCGGCATCTTCCAGTTCCTGTGGGTCTGGAACGACATGCTGATCGCGCTGATCTTCGCCGACTCCAAGAAGCCGCCGATCACGGTCGCGCTCCAGCAGCAGGTGCGGTTCTTCGGCGACAACGTGCAGATCCTGGCGCCCGGCGCGTTCATCTCGATGGTGATCCCGCTGGCCGTCTTCTTCGCGTTCCAGCGGCAGTTCGTGTCCGGGGTGATGGCGGGCGCGGTGAAGTAG
- a CDS encoding ABC transporter substrate-binding protein, translating into MRSTLRTRRAPLHRRTTARIASAVVAGALAFTVTACGGDDSDDGDKGNKGTDDDTASSLRLPELDGENVSVAAVWGGAERKVFLKVLDEFEKRTGAEVSFVPAQDPIISFLESKVAGGQPPDVAMLPQVGAIEQAVANKWAEPVGAEAQKQLDKNYSKGWQELGAVDGKQYGVYFKAANKSLVWYNTAVFENAGVKVPKTWDEFMKTARTVYDSGVPPVSVAGADAWTLTDWFENIYLSQAGPDKYDQLAQHKIKWTDPSVKEALTTLGEVFGTKGFVAGGAKGALQTEFPVSVKQTFTGGDQPKAGMVFEGDMVSLAISETKAKVGTDAKVFAFPEVGDESPAVVGGDAAVALKDSKGAQALLTFLGSPDAAKIWAEAGGFISPNKSLDMAAYPNDVQRNIAKNLIAAGDDIRFDMSDQAPQSFGGTPGKGEWKALQDFLQNPKDVAGTQQALETAAAKAYKD; encoded by the coding sequence ATGCGCAGCACTCTTCGTACACGCAGGGCACCGCTACATCGCCGTACCACCGCCAGAATCGCCTCGGCCGTCGTCGCGGGCGCGCTCGCGTTCACCGTCACCGCGTGCGGCGGCGACGACAGCGACGACGGGGACAAGGGGAACAAGGGCACGGACGACGACACCGCATCTTCGCTGCGACTGCCCGAGCTGGACGGGGAGAACGTGTCCGTGGCCGCCGTCTGGGGCGGTGCGGAGCGCAAGGTGTTCCTGAAGGTCCTCGACGAGTTCGAGAAGAGGACGGGCGCCGAGGTGTCCTTCGTACCCGCCCAGGACCCGATCATCAGCTTCCTGGAGTCGAAGGTGGCGGGCGGGCAGCCGCCGGACGTCGCGATGCTGCCGCAGGTTGGAGCGATCGAGCAGGCCGTGGCGAACAAGTGGGCCGAGCCGGTCGGCGCCGAGGCGCAGAAGCAGCTCGACAAGAACTACTCGAAGGGGTGGCAGGAGCTCGGCGCGGTCGACGGCAAGCAGTACGGCGTCTATTTCAAGGCCGCCAACAAGTCGCTGGTCTGGTACAACACCGCGGTCTTCGAGAACGCGGGCGTCAAGGTCCCGAAGACCTGGGACGAGTTCATGAAGACCGCCCGGACGGTGTACGACTCCGGGGTGCCGCCGGTATCGGTCGCGGGCGCCGACGCGTGGACCCTCACCGACTGGTTCGAGAACATCTACCTCTCGCAGGCGGGTCCGGACAAGTACGACCAGCTCGCCCAGCACAAGATCAAGTGGACGGATCCGTCCGTCAAGGAAGCGCTGACCACGCTCGGCGAGGTGTTCGGGACGAAGGGGTTCGTCGCGGGCGGCGCGAAGGGCGCGTTGCAGACCGAGTTCCCGGTCTCCGTGAAGCAGACCTTCACCGGCGGCGACCAGCCCAAGGCGGGCATGGTCTTCGAGGGCGACATGGTCTCGCTGGCGATCTCGGAGACGAAGGCGAAGGTGGGGACGGACGCCAAGGTGTTCGCCTTCCCGGAGGTCGGCGACGAGTCACCGGCCGTGGTCGGCGGTGACGCCGCCGTCGCGCTGAAGGACAGCAAGGGCGCGCAGGCGCTGCTGACCTTCCTCGGCTCGCCGGACGCGGCGAAGATCTGGGCCGAGGCGGGCGGCTTCATCTCGCCGAACAAGAGCCTGGACATGGCGGCGTACCCGAACGACGTGCAGCGCAACATCGCGAAGAACCTGATCGCGGCGGGCGACGACATCCGCTTCGACATGTCCGACCAGGCCCCGCAGTCCTTCGGCGGCACGCCGGGCAAGGGCGAGTGGAAGGCGCTGCAGGACTTCCTGCAGAACCCGAAGGACGTCGCGGGCACGCAGCAGGCGCTGGAGACCGCCGCGGCCAAGGCGTACAAGGACTGA
- a CDS encoding sugar ABC transporter permease, with amino-acid sequence MTGTRKAMAVLFLLPALVLLGALVLYPIGYSFFRSFFDDSGDFTAFGNYKTLFTDDSIRTAIKNNAIWVVVAPTVATILGLIFAVLTERVRWGTAFKLVIFMPMAISMLAAGIIFRLVYESDPDRGVANAVMVSVHDTFSESSAFPQAHPSTASPLKNADGGAFITKEPVKAGTPVVLPLTGVPPDKMPDGAKAARPAEADPQQVTGTAWQDFTRGKGRGEANAPDSTEFGYPGIRIEAVKNGEVVASTEAADDGTFALPKEADGAQLRYPASNFREAYNGIDWLGPTLITPSIIGSYLWMWAGFAMVLIAAGLASVPRELLEAARVDGANEWQVFRRVTVPLLAPILAVVLVTLMINVLKIFDLVFVIPPGSSKDEANVLAVQLYNSAFLDKDSGVASAIAMLLFLLVIPVMLFNIRRMRREARR; translated from the coding sequence GTGACCGGCACGCGCAAGGCCATGGCGGTGCTCTTCCTGCTGCCCGCCCTGGTGCTGCTCGGCGCGCTCGTCCTCTACCCGATCGGGTACTCGTTCTTCCGCAGCTTCTTCGACGATTCGGGCGACTTCACCGCGTTCGGCAACTACAAGACGCTCTTCACGGATGACAGCATCCGTACCGCCATCAAGAACAACGCGATCTGGGTGGTCGTGGCGCCCACGGTCGCCACGATCCTCGGTCTGATCTTCGCGGTCCTGACCGAACGGGTGCGCTGGGGCACGGCGTTCAAGCTCGTCATCTTCATGCCGATGGCGATCTCGATGCTGGCCGCGGGCATCATCTTCCGGCTCGTGTACGAGTCCGACCCGGACCGCGGTGTGGCCAACGCCGTGATGGTGAGCGTGCACGACACGTTCTCCGAGTCGTCGGCGTTCCCGCAGGCGCATCCCAGTACCGCGTCGCCGCTGAAGAACGCGGACGGCGGCGCCTTCATCACCAAGGAGCCGGTGAAGGCAGGCACGCCCGTGGTGCTTCCGCTGACCGGCGTACCGCCCGACAAGATGCCGGACGGCGCGAAGGCGGCGCGGCCCGCGGAGGCCGACCCGCAGCAGGTCACGGGCACGGCCTGGCAGGACTTCACGCGCGGCAAGGGCCGCGGCGAGGCGAACGCCCCCGACAGTACGGAGTTCGGCTACCCCGGCATCAGGATCGAGGCGGTCAAGAACGGTGAGGTGGTGGCGTCCACCGAGGCGGCGGACGACGGGACGTTCGCGCTGCCGAAGGAGGCCGACGGCGCGCAGCTGCGGTATCCGGCGTCGAACTTCCGCGAGGCGTACAACGGCATCGACTGGCTGGGCCCCACGCTGATCACGCCGTCGATCATCGGTTCGTACCTGTGGATGTGGGCGGGGTTCGCGATGGTGCTGATCGCGGCGGGCCTGGCGAGCGTGCCGCGTGAGCTCCTGGAGGCGGCGCGGGTGGACGGTGCCAACGAGTGGCAGGTGTTCCGGCGGGTGACGGTGCCGCTGCTCGCCCCGATCCTCGCGGTGGTCCTGGTCACGCTCATGATCAACGTACTGAAGATCTTCGACCTGGTCTTCGTGATCCCGCCGGGCTCCTCGAAGGACGAGGCGAACGTGCTCGCGGTCCAGCTGTACAACTCGGCGTTCCTGGACAAGGACTCGGGAGTGGCCAGCGCCATCGCGATGCTGCTCTTCCTCCTCGTGATCCCCGTGATGCTGTTCAACATTCGGCGGATGAGGCGGGAGGCGCGACGGTGA